A stretch of DNA from Vanrija pseudolonga chromosome 6, complete sequence:
TAGGTAACAGCTGATACATGTGGGCTGGGTTGGTGGGGGTGCGCGACGCCTGTGTGCTGGCGCAGGTAcaggcgctggcgcgcaggcgatgctgctgctactgcgCTGCGACGATAGTGCCAGCTGTTAGCGGGAGTGGCACTGCTCCCATGCcgcggtgctgctggccagccgccggcagccgcaCACGATACGAATCGCCAATCGAATCGACCCACTGCATTGTCACTGCTGCTCCTGGCTCCCAGCTCCACGGCGGGCGTGTCGTGTCGAAGCGGGGTATAAAGCGAGGACAGGGGAGAAGGTGTTGCTCAGCTGCTCCCTCCCTCGTTGGCACTTTCTCTCAACTGACTGACTGGTTGACGGATCCGCGacccgccacgccacgagcaccaccaccaccaccactacatCGTTCAGTCAAACGATCGCCCTTCCTAGAACCTcccaccttccttcccccccctcccccccttcccGCCCACAATGTCAGACATTGAGAAGAACGAGAAGAACCTCGAGAACGAGACCCATGTGGCGGTCTacaacgccgacgaggtgcacgATGACCTGGCAGACAcgcacgagggcgagcacggcacCAAGCGTGACCTGGTGAGTGGAACGGCCGCCTAGCGCGGCTCCGTTACCCCCGCTGCCCGGACCCGGCGCTGACGATTAGCCTCCCCGCGTCGTCTCGATGATTGCCCTCGCCGGCACCATCGGCACAGGTGAgtcgcccgcgcgcgtgcgcggcgggcacaTGATTCTCGGCGATTCAGCGGCACCGAGTTTGCTTgctcgccgactcgccgaGATCagccacccccgcccgcccccaccagccactgacgccgccaggTCTATTCCTGGGTTCCGGCtccgcactcaccctcggcggACCGGtcggcgccttcctcggATACACCGTCATGGGCCTGTTTGTCGGCTTCATGATGTACTGCCTTGGCGAGATGACGTGCTACGCGCCCAACATTGGCGGCTTCATCGAGATGGGCAACAAGTATGTCGACCCGGCTGTCGGCTTCGCTATCGGTGAGTAGCAGACTGTGGCTTGTGTGGCTTTTCtgccacccgcccgcccagtacccagctcggcgctgacgcgcctCGCTCAGGCATCAACTACATCCTCCAGCAGGGCATGTCGATCCCGTCCGAGCTCTCGGCCATCGCAGTCATGATCACGTACTGGGACCACAACCCGAAGCACATGCCGGGCTACCTCGTGGCGGTGCTCTTCCTGCCCATCCTGGCCAACATCCTCGCGGTCAAGTTCTACGGCGAGATCGAGTTCTTCTTCTCGTGCCTCAAGCTCAtcacgctcgtcggcctcgtcatcTTCGGCCTGATCGTCGACGTCGGAGGCGTGCCCCCCAAGCACGAGTTCATTGGCGGCCGGTactggcgcgacgagcccTTCAACGACCACTTCAAGACGGTCAAGAACGTCAGCCTGTCCcgcttcctcggcttctggGCAGTGCTCACCAAGGCCGCCTTCTCGTACGGTAACATCGAGTCGATCggtctcgtcgccggcgaggcccACAACCCCCGCCAGAGCATGCGCAAGGCCATCCGCGCAATCTTCTAccgtgtcgtcggcatcTACATGCTCTCGATGCTCATGATCGGCCTTACCGTGTCGCAGTACTCGCCCCTGCTCCTGTCCGCGCAGAAGACCGGCTCAggcacggccgccgcgtcccccTTCGTCATCATGTGCCAGCAGACCGGCGTCAAGGTCCTCCCCCACATCATCAACGCCGTTGTCAtcacctcggcgctgtccgccgccaacgagcaGGTCTACGCCCTGTCGCGCACCtttgtcgcgctcgcccgccagcGCTCCATGCCCTCCTTCTTCCTCATCACCTCCAAGCAGGGTGTCCCCTACGCCGgtgtgctcgtcggcctcgccttCGGCTGCCTCGCCTTCCTCTCCGTGTCCGACGGCTCGGCGCAGGCCTTCGACTGGCTCTCCAACCTCTCGGCcctctcgtcgctcctcTCGTGGATCTTCATCTGCATCTGCTACATTGGCTTCAAGAAGGCCGTCGATGTCCAGGGCCTCGACAGGAAGAAGTTCACCCTCCGCTCCTGGTGGCAGCCCTACGTCGCCTGGGCCTGCACCATCTTCTtcaccctcgtcctcctcctcaacggcTTCAAGACCTTCATGCCAAAGTTCAACGTGTCCGACTTCTTCGCCGCCTACGTCACCCTCCCGGTCGTCTTTATCGCCTGGATCGCGTGGAAGCTCATCAAGCGCACAAAGATGGTCGACCCCAACCAGGTCGACCTCAGCAACGGTCCCCCCGAGGCCCTCAAGGGCACCCGCTACGACATTGCCCACAACCCCAACGCTGGCATGTACACTGCCCACGCGCAGCAGTACCAGTCGTACCACTAGGTGTCCGAGGTTTAAAAAGTCTTGTAGTCATGCACCATGCACCGTTGTTAATGTCTGCTGCTCTGGCTGCCAACTGACGACTCGCGGTGCCGACTGCCACACAGCGAAGTGCCACTCTGAGCTCACCATATCTCGTCCCCCTCGTAGCCATGCCAAGATTCCGTCTGTTCTCTTTGGGACACCTCCTTGGCACTGAGCAATCTCGTGTCTGGCCACACCCAGGCAATGCCCACTCGTTGGCGGAGTGACCATGCGGCACATGCATAGTGGCGGCTGAGCGTGGTCCCTTCCCCCTCCTggctcccctccctcctccatGCAGCCAAACTCCCGTCACACAGAGCACCATGCATCCAGCACATACCAGACGCCTTGCCCTGCCTGACGTGCTATACAAGCTACTCTGACATGCAATGACCACTGCCTTCCACACTTTCCATGGTTTCAATCTTCCAACGCACCCTTCTCCTATCCCAGACGCATAGACTTCCTTGCGCGCGATCGCTTTGCTGGCGAAGTGTCGTCCTGGACCGGCGTCGCCACGTTGGCCTTCGACTTCGCCCGCGTGTGCGGTGAGGCCTCcgcagcagccttggccgTCTGGGCTCGGGTTAAGCGGCGAGATCCCCccgcagcagctgcgcgaggagtCGTCTCGCGTTCGCGCTGTGCTGGCGCCTCCGGGACCtctggtggcggtggcgatAAGCTGCCCGAGCTGAACATGCCCGAGCCAACCGCATCATCTTGCTTGCGCTTGGGTGGTGCCTTGGCTGTCCCGGCTCGTCGCACAAGTCCCCCTGGCGTCCTTGGAACTGGCGTGGCGTTTCTCCCCGAACCGTCGACGTCCATCTTTGATGCAGGGGATGATGGGTCCACATCCATACCGGCGCTGATAGACGGTGGTGCCGTAGGTGTCCCGGTCGTTGGGGGTGTAGGCAAGACATCGACATCCGCCTTCAATTCCTGTCCTAAGCGGCTGCGAGCAGTCGACTTCTGGTTCGGAGTGTCGAGGTGCATGTCCGCCATGGGCTGCGAAAAGCTCTCGTCCGAGTTGCCCTCTCTCTCGCTATCGCCACCAAAGTTGGTCATCGACGCAGTCATGCCACGGTTGCGACCACCAGCCGAactggcgtcgtcgtcgaggccgttgtACGGCTCAATGTCAGAGTCAGAGTCGTCGAACGTGTCAAATGACTTGATGTTCCACTCCGAGTCGCCTCCAAGAGTCTGGGACGGCGGTGACTCcttgagcggcgcgccgagcagccaTTGGTGTCTCAAGGCCTCTTCCATGGTCATACGGGTCGTTGGCTCGCTGTCAAGCAGCCTCGCGATGAAGTCGATGCCAGCCTCAGACACCTTGTGTGTGTAAAGCGGCTGGCGGTCAAAATCAACGCTGTGTCGTGACCTGATCCGCTGCTCCAATGTgagcttctcgtcgtcgtcgaatGGTAATGCCTTCGTGAGCATGCTGTGTGGGTTAGCACAAGTTGAAGGCCTCAACCCACCTGTAGACGATGATCCCCACAGACCACGAGTCGACCACACTCTCGTATCCCGGCTTCTGCTTGGTCTGCATGACAACCTCGGGAGCGAGGTATTGGGGCGTGCCGACCATTGACTTGAGCATCGTTCCCTGGTCGACCATCTTGGCCAGACCAAAGTCGGCGATCTTGATCATCCTCTCCTGCGATTCGGTCCCCTTGGTAAGGAGAATGTTCTCTGGCTTCAGGTCGCGATGCGTCACGCCATTCTCATGCTGCATTGTCAGATCCGCTCTGCGATCCTACTCACGCAGTACGCCATGGCCTGGCAGATTTGTGACGTCAACTCCTGGACCTCCTTCTCCGCTGCATAACGTCAGTCTGCTCTGAATCAAAAGTAGGGACTCACGGAGACCATCGCCGTCCCAGTTCATAATGTAGTCGAGaaggtcgccgccgtcaacgaACTCCAGGACCAGGTGGATGTGTTGTGGGTCCTCGTACCACTCAATCAGACGACAGATGTTCTCCTGAGGTGTGTCAGCTACGAAGTACCGCCGCGTTAAGTAGCTCGACGCACATGGGTGAGCTGCTGGCAGATATCGATCTCGCGCTGGAACAGCTTGAGCGTCTTGGGGTTGTGCTGAAAGCGGTGCTTGGTGATCTGCTTGATCGCTCGCCGATCACCGCTCTCAATGTCTACGGCCATCTTCACCGTCGCAAAGGTTCCCTTCCCCAGACTGACATTAGCGCCGCATCACAGGGCCTACTCACTCAGACAGCATCTCGTAGCGCTCGTACACCGCGCcgaccttctcctcggcgggctgCCTGCGGCCTCCTTTCCCACCGACAGAACGGAAGATGTAGCGGACTTCGTGGTTGGTCGCTGCCGACTCGTGGCCCAGCGAAATCTCGTCCCCAGAGACCAAGTGCCGCTTCGTCACCTTTGTGCCGTTCACCTGCCAGGTCAGCGAGGAGCGCTTCGGTGGACCTACAAATGTCCCGTTACTGCTGCCCAAGTCTACGACCCACACGGGTGGGTCCTCGTCGCTATTCCTAAAGCTGTTGACGGACGCTTCGTCCTTCAGTCCGTTCGGAGTTCCGAGGAAGAAGCGGCAGTGCGAGTTTGAGACGCGCTTCTCTCTGAGCACGACGTCATTTGGCACAGGAGGTCCTCCGCGCCCGACCTGGATGCTCGGCTTGGACCAGGGCAGCTTCAAGATGGCATGCTTCGAGTTTGTTGGGATAAGGACCGCCCCTGGGCGTCAG
This window harbors:
- the DIP5_7 gene encoding Dicarboxylic amino acid permease, whose amino-acid sequence is MSDIEKNEKNLENETHVAVYNADEVHDDLADTHEGEHGTKRDLPPRVVSMIALAGTIGTGLFLGSGSALTLGGPVGAFLGYTVMGLFVGFMMYCLGEMTCYAPNIGGFIEMGNKYVDPAVGFAIGINYILQQGMSIPSELSAIAVMITYWDHNPKHMPGYLVAVLFLPILANILAVKFYGEIEFFFSCLKLITLVGLVIFGLIVDVGGVPPKHEFIGGRYWRDEPFNDHFKTVKNVSLSRFLGFWAVLTKAAFSYGNIESIGLVAGEAHNPRQSMRKAIRAIFYRVVGIYMLSMLMIGLTVSQYSPLLLSAQKTGSGTAAASPFVIMCQQTGVKVLPHIINAVVITSALSAANEQVYALSRTFVALARQRSMPSFFLITSKQGVPYAGVLVGLAFGCLAFLSVSDGSAQAFDWLSNLSALSSLLSWIFICICYIGFKKAVDVQGLDRKKFTLRSWWQPYVAWACTIFFTLVLLLNGFKTFMPKFNVSDFFAAYVTLPVVFIAWIAWKLIKRTKMVDPNQVDLSNGPPEALKGTRYDIAHNPNAGMYTAHAQQYQSYH
- the cds1 gene encoding Serine/threonine-protein kinase cds1, which produces MADSAPFELEPTQLSQPYSQQPASQFANSQVDPRRKYWAVLIPTNSKHAILKLPWSKPSIQVGRGGPPVPNDVVLREKRVSNSHCRFFLGTPNGLKDEASVNSFRNSDEDPPVWVVDLGSSNGTFVNGTKVTKRHLVSGDEISLGHESAATNHEVRYIFRSVGGKGGRRQPAEEKVGAVYERYEMLSDLGKGTFATVKMAVDIESGDRRAIKQITKHRFQHNPKTLKLFQREIDICQQLTHENICRLIEWYEDPQHIHLVLEFVDGGDLLDYIMNWDGDGLPEKEVQELTSQICQAMAYCHENGVTHRDLKPENILLTKGTESQERMIKIADFGLAKMVDQGTMLKSMVGTPQYLAPEVVMQTKQKPGYESVVDSWSVGIIVYSMLTKALPFDDDEKLTLEQRIRSRHSVDFDRQPLYTHKVSEAGIDFIARLLDSEPTTRMTMEEALRHQWLLGAPLKESPPSQTLGGDSEWNIKSFDTFDDSDSDIEPYNGLDDDASSAGGRNRGMTASMTNFGGDSEREGNSDESFSQPMADMHLDTPNQKSTARSRLGQELKADVDVLPTPPTTGTPTAPPSISAGMDVDPSSPASKMDVDGSGRNATPVPRTPGGLVRRAGTAKAPPKRKQDDAVGSGMFSSGSLSPPPPEVPEAPAQRERETTPRAAAAGGSRRLTRAQTAKAAAEASPHTRAKSKANVATPVQDDTSPAKRSRARKSMRLG